In Patescibacteria group bacterium, the following proteins share a genomic window:
- the rpoB gene encoding DNA-directed RNA polymerase subunit beta, producing the protein MRLSFSEEGFDFPLPNLSAIQLESYDAFLKGGVNDILEEINDVEDYTGRGWVLSFANPRFDNSTITIQESIDRGTTYSAPWYLKTTLFEKETKKSKTQEIYMGEVPLMTPKGTFIINGIEKVVVNQLTRSEGAYFVPLEYPGIVRPLASAKLLPKNGAWLEIETLKNNVLAVKIDRKRKVVLSALLRVFGLETDNQIREAFAEAEKGSEVSYIENTLEKDPSSNYDEALIEIYRKIRPGEPLILDNAKTLVETMFFNPRRYSLGKVGRFKFNQRLGTTFANDPEGRLLHKEDLIKVVEKIIALNRNLGEEFDDIDHLGNRRVRSVGELLQNQIRIGFLQMERNIKERMSLQPRGELCEPGALISTRPVSAKVHSFFASGQLSQYQDQSNPLTGLDHLRRLSVMGPGGLTKERASFSVRDAHYTHYGKICPVRTPEGPNIGLITYIALYARVNEYGFLETPYRKIVADGKGSYKVTNTVEYLAAYDEEKYYITDASAVVSRDGKISETRVPLRKGKDFFIGDISMASYMDINSQQTVGVAASLIPFISNTDVIRALYGCQQATQAVPLISPQAPFVGTGMEGIVAQNSGAIIEAPFAGVTEYADAERIVFKGKEKVEYKIQKFVQSNMDTCYNQKVNVVTGQKVKQGAILAEGPAVSNGEMAIGANLTVAFMIWHGYNYEDAIIISDRLVKDDILTSIHIKDHSVQVLETKLGPEEITRDIPNVSEEALRNLDENGIVAVGSEVKSGDILVGKIAPKGETELSAEERLLRAIFGEKSRDVKDNSLVLPHGEYGTVISVTELSKERGDELPTGVVREIRVFVAQRRKIVVGDKLTGRQGQKGVIALIAREEDMPFTQEGVAADIILHPASLLGRMNIGQLPETHLGWVSQKTGNYYKVPVFSKFNESYLIKALKDANLPTDGKTVLYDGRTGEPFDTRIVVGSLYVLKLHHLAEDKMHARSTGPYSLITQQPLGGKAQFGGQRFGEMEVWALEAYSAAHVLQEMLTIKSDDMLGRTLAYRAMLQGEKIPPAAIPESFKLLVRELNGLCLNIETVGESQEEVEEVELAGIVPGEAVVESEKSGKKPKVVELEVVLEDKSHE; encoded by the coding sequence ATGCGCCTCAGCTTTTCTGAAGAAGGTTTTGATTTTCCCTTGCCAAACTTATCAGCCATTCAATTGGAGTCCTACGACGCTTTTTTAAAAGGCGGTGTTAACGATATTTTAGAAGAGATTAACGATGTAGAAGACTATACAGGCAGAGGCTGGGTTTTAAGTTTTGCCAATCCCCGTTTTGACAACTCTACAATTACCATTCAAGAATCTATAGATAGGGGAACGACTTACAGCGCCCCCTGGTATTTAAAGACCACACTTTTTGAAAAAGAAACCAAAAAATCCAAAACCCAAGAAATTTATATGGGGGAAGTTCCCCTAATGACACCAAAGGGAACCTTTATTATTAATGGAATCGAAAAGGTTGTAGTAAACCAACTAACACGCTCCGAAGGAGCGTATTTTGTTCCTTTGGAATACCCAGGAATTGTAAGACCTTTAGCTTCTGCCAAACTTCTTCCCAAAAATGGCGCTTGGCTTGAAATAGAAACCCTTAAAAATAATGTTTTGGCTGTAAAAATAGATCGCAAGAGAAAAGTTGTTCTCTCGGCGCTCTTACGTGTATTTGGATTAGAAACTGACAATCAAATCCGTGAGGCATTTGCCGAAGCCGAAAAAGGTTCAGAAGTTTCTTACATCGAGAATACTCTAGAAAAAGATCCCTCATCTAATTATGACGAGGCTTTAATCGAAATTTATCGCAAAATTCGTCCTGGTGAGCCTTTAATTTTGGATAATGCTAAGACTCTGGTCGAAACAATGTTTTTTAACCCCCGAAGATACAGTTTGGGCAAAGTTGGGCGATTTAAATTTAATCAAAGATTGGGAACCACCTTTGCCAACGATCCTGAAGGTAGGCTTTTGCACAAAGAAGATTTAATTAAAGTTGTCGAAAAAATTATTGCTCTAAATCGCAACTTGGGAGAAGAGTTTGATGATATTGATCATTTGGGAAATCGGCGGGTTCGTTCTGTAGGAGAGCTATTGCAAAATCAAATTAGAATTGGATTTTTGCAAATGGAACGCAATATTAAAGAAAGAATGTCCTTGCAACCTAGAGGCGAGCTTTGTGAACCGGGAGCATTAATTTCGACCCGCCCAGTTTCTGCCAAGGTTCACTCCTTTTTTGCTTCGGGGCAACTAAGTCAGTACCAAGATCAATCTAATCCGCTTACGGGCCTTGATCATTTGCGCAGGCTTTCTGTGATGGGACCTGGTGGTTTGACCAAAGAAAGAGCCAGCTTTTCGGTAAGAGATGCACACTACACACACTATGGAAAAATTTGTCCCGTGAGAACCCCGGAGGGTCCCAATATTGGACTTATTACCTATATTGCTTTATATGCTAGGGTTAATGAGTATGGGTTTTTAGAAACCCCCTACCGAAAAATTGTTGCTGATGGGAAAGGAAGTTACAAAGTAACTAATACTGTTGAGTATCTTGCCGCGTACGACGAAGAAAAGTATTACATTACCGATGCTTCTGCGGTTGTTTCCCGTGACGGGAAAATTTCCGAGACGCGTGTTCCTTTAAGGAAAGGCAAAGATTTTTTTATTGGGGATATTTCCATGGCAAGCTACATGGATATAAATTCTCAACAGACTGTTGGAGTTGCCGCATCTCTAATTCCATTTATCTCGAACACGGATGTTATTAGAGCTTTATACGGATGTCAGCAAGCAACGCAAGCTGTGCCTTTAATTTCTCCTCAAGCCCCGTTTGTTGGAACTGGAATGGAGGGAATTGTTGCCCAAAATTCTGGTGCAATTATAGAAGCTCCGTTTGCTGGTGTTACAGAATATGCTGATGCGGAAAGGATTGTTTTTAAAGGCAAAGAGAAAGTAGAATATAAAATTCAAAAATTTGTGCAATCTAATATGGATACCTGCTACAACCAAAAGGTTAATGTAGTTACAGGTCAAAAAGTTAAACAAGGTGCTATTCTTGCCGAGGGTCCAGCGGTTAGTAATGGAGAAATGGCAATTGGGGCAAATCTTACAGTTGCTTTTATGATTTGGCATGGGTACAACTACGAGGACGCCATAATTATTTCGGATCGTTTGGTAAAAGATGACATTTTAACCTCTATTCACATTAAAGATCACTCGGTGCAAGTTTTGGAAACTAAACTTGGTCCCGAAGAAATTACCCGCGATATTCCCAATGTTTCGGAGGAGGCGCTTAGGAATTTGGATGAAAATGGTATTGTTGCGGTTGGTTCCGAGGTTAAGTCGGGCGATATTTTAGTTGGAAAAATTGCTCCCAAAGGGGAGACCGAACTTTCTGCCGAAGAAAGGCTATTGCGGGCGATTTTTGGAGAAAAATCTCGCGATGTTAAAGATAATTCCTTGGTTTTGCCTCACGGCGAATACGGAACAGTCATTAGTGTAACCGAGTTAAGCAAAGAAAGAGGCGACGAGTTGCCCACTGGAGTTGTTCGCGAGATTAGGGTTTTTGTTGCCCAAAGAAGAAAAATTGTGGTGGGGGATAAACTTACTGGAAGGCAGGGTCAAAAAGGGGTTATTGCTCTAATCGCCCGAGAAGAAGATATGCCTTTTACTCAAGAAGGGGTTGCTGCAGACATCATTTTACACCCAGCATCTCTTCTTGGAAGAATGAATATTGGCCAGCTTCCAGAGACCCATTTGGGGTGGGTTTCTCAAAAGACTGGTAATTACTATAAAGTTCCCGTGTTTAGTAAATTTAACGAAAGTTATCTAATTAAAGCTTTAAAAGATGCCAATCTTCCCACCGATGGAAAAACTGTACTCTACGACGGTCGCACAGGCGAGCCTTTTGACACTCGTATTGTAGTTGGTAGTTTATATGTTCTAAAACTTCATCACCTTGCGGAAGACAAAATGCATGCCAGGAGCACAGGTCCTTATTCTTTAATTACCCAGCAACCATTGGGTGGAAAGGCTCAATTTGGAGGTCAAAGGTTCGGAGAAATGGAAGTTTGGGCTCTCGAAGCCTACAGCGCAGCGCATGTTCTTCAGGAAATGCTCACCATCAAATCGGACGATATGTTAGGAAGAACACTTGCTTATAGGGCGATGTTACAAGGAGAAAAAATCCCACCAGCGGCAATTCCCGAATCGTTTAAACTTTTAGTTCGTGAGCTTAATGGGTTATGTCTAAATATTGAAACAGTTGGAGAAAGCCAAGAGGAAGTAGAAGAAGTAGAACTTGCGGGCATTGTTCCGGGAGAGGCTGTTGTAGAATCCGAAAAAAGCGGCAAAAAACCAAAAGTTGTGGAATTAGAAGTAGTTTTAGAAGACAAATCTCATGAATAA